A genomic segment from Thermus sp. LT1-2-5 encodes:
- a CDS encoding fumarylacetoacetate hydrolase family protein gives MKILRFNGGSWGILEGEVVLETDGPGGNPTGRRYDLASVRLLVPATPSKIVCVGRNYREHIREMGHDFGHDLPKEPGLFLKAPNTLAHPGNPMDPWNTGDAVPYPFFTEELHYEGELAVVVGDRMRNVPPEKALDHVLGYTVALDITARDVQKKDLQWVRAKSADKFLPLGPWLETDLDPQNVWIRTYVNGELRQEGHTSQMIFSVAEILAHISTFMTLEPLDVVLTGTPEGVGALRPGDRLEVAVEGVGTLHTRIGPKEVRPW, from the coding sequence ATGAAGATCCTCCGGTTTAACGGCGGAAGCTGGGGCATCCTGGAAGGGGAAGTGGTCTTGGAAACCGACGGCCCCGGGGGGAACCCCACGGGCCGGCGCTATGACCTGGCTTCGGTCCGGCTCCTGGTACCGGCGACCCCGAGCAAGATCGTCTGCGTGGGGCGAAACTACCGGGAGCACATCCGGGAGATGGGGCACGATTTTGGCCACGATCTGCCCAAGGAGCCGGGGCTTTTCCTCAAGGCCCCCAACACCCTGGCCCACCCGGGCAACCCCATGGACCCCTGGAACACGGGGGACGCCGTGCCCTATCCCTTCTTCACCGAGGAGCTCCACTACGAGGGGGAGCTTGCCGTGGTGGTGGGTGACCGCATGCGCAACGTCCCCCCCGAGAAGGCCTTAGACCACGTGCTCGGCTACACCGTGGCCCTGGACATCACCGCCCGGGACGTCCAGAAAAAGGACCTGCAGTGGGTGCGGGCCAAGAGCGCCGACAAGTTCCTGCCCCTGGGGCCTTGGCTGGAGACGGATCTGGACCCGCAAAACGTCTGGATCCGCACCTACGTGAACGGGGAGCTTAGGCAGGAGGGGCACACCTCCCAGATGATCTTCAGCGTGGCGGAGATCCTGGCCCACATCTCCACCTTCATGACCCTCGAGCCCCTGGACGTGGTCCTCACCGGCACCCCGGAAGGGGTGGGAGCCCTAAGGCCCGGGGACCGGCTGGAGGTGGCGGTGGAGGGGGTGGGGACCCTCCACACCCGCATCGGTCCCAAGGAGGTGCGGCCGTGGTGA
- the mqnE gene encoding aminofutalosine synthase MqnE, which produces MKGIRDPRLLPIAEKVEAGERLTFAEGLVLYETQDLPALMRLANRVRERKHGHKTYFVHSIRVSQTNICYVGCTFCAFQRRFGEEGAWDWDVEEVVAWVKARYQPGLTEIHMTAGHHPKRPFQYYLDLVRALKETFPGVQVKAWTAAEIHHFSKIARLPYREVLQALKEAGLDAMPGGGAEIFAERVRKRIARAKVSAEGWLEIHRTAHELGIPTNATMLYGHIETLEERLDHMDRLRRLQDETGGFMSFIPLAFQPDGNQLARELGKREFTTGLDDLRNLAVARLYLDNIPHIKGYWATLTPELAQVSLDWGVTDIDGTLIEERIVHMAGSPTPEGLSKRELARIILAAGRIPVERDALYREVRVWNQVEA; this is translated from the coding sequence GTGAAGGGGATTAGGGACCCCCGCCTCCTGCCCATCGCCGAAAAGGTGGAAGCCGGGGAGCGGCTCACCTTTGCCGAGGGGCTCGTGCTCTACGAAACCCAAGACCTGCCCGCCCTCATGCGCCTGGCCAACCGGGTGCGGGAAAGGAAGCACGGCCACAAGACCTACTTCGTCCACTCCATCCGTGTGTCCCAGACCAACATCTGCTACGTGGGCTGCACCTTCTGCGCCTTCCAAAGGCGCTTTGGCGAAGAAGGGGCCTGGGACTGGGACGTGGAGGAGGTGGTGGCTTGGGTGAAGGCCCGCTACCAGCCCGGCCTCACCGAGATCCACATGACCGCCGGCCACCACCCCAAGCGGCCCTTCCAGTACTACCTGGACCTGGTGCGGGCGCTAAAGGAAACCTTCCCCGGGGTGCAGGTGAAGGCCTGGACGGCGGCGGAGATCCACCACTTTTCCAAAATCGCCCGCCTGCCCTACCGGGAAGTGCTCCAAGCCCTAAAGGAGGCGGGCCTGGACGCCATGCCCGGGGGTGGGGCGGAAATCTTCGCCGAGCGGGTGCGGAAAAGGATCGCCCGGGCCAAGGTGAGCGCCGAGGGTTGGTTGGAAATCCACCGCACCGCCCACGAGCTCGGCATCCCCACCAACGCCACCATGCTCTACGGGCACATAGAAACCCTGGAAGAGCGCCTGGATCACATGGACCGCCTGCGGCGCCTCCAGGACGAAACCGGGGGCTTCATGAGCTTCATCCCCCTGGCCTTCCAACCCGACGGGAACCAACTGGCCCGGGAACTGGGCAAAAGGGAGTTCACCACGGGCCTGGACGACCTGCGCAACCTGGCGGTGGCCCGGCTCTATCTGGACAACATCCCCCACATCAAGGGGTACTGGGCCACCTTGACCCCCGAGCTCGCCCAGGTTTCCTTGGACTGGGGCGTCACCGACATAGACGGCACCCTCATCGAGGAGCGCATCGTCCACATGGCGGGAAGCCCCACCCCCGAAGGGCTCTCCAAACGGGAACTCGCCCGCATCATCCTGGCGGCGGGGCGGATCCCCGTGGAGCGGGACGCCCTCTACCGGGAGGTGCGGGTCTGGAACCAGGTGGAGGCCTGA
- the purN gene encoding phosphoribosylglycinamide formyltransferase, producing the protein MAWPFPLGRPARMAVLASGRGTNLVALLRAFPPGNPLGEVRLLLSDNPEALALERARKEGVEAVALPWRGRRAFEGEALARLEARGVDVVLLAGFLRLLSPGFVERWYGRLLNIHPSLLPAYPGLHVHRRVLEAGERETGATVHFVDQGMDTGPIVLQGRVPILPGDREEEVEARVLRLEHRLYPKAVRLLLLGLARPPEAFGGLREALYPLRPQERALYARALSALALWGREDLWPEALGPSRNPWVRGAFLLAHLLAAPHLPLEEELAALPEVGEAALALWKRVESPL; encoded by the coding sequence ATGGCCTGGCCCTTTCCCCTGGGCCGCCCGGCCCGGATGGCGGTCTTGGCCTCGGGGCGGGGGACGAACCTCGTGGCCCTCCTCCGCGCCTTCCCCCCCGGTAACCCCTTGGGGGAGGTGAGGTTGCTCCTCTCCGACAACCCCGAGGCCTTGGCCCTGGAGCGGGCAAGGAAGGAGGGCGTGGAGGCGGTGGCCCTGCCCTGGCGGGGGCGGCGGGCCTTTGAGGGGGAGGCCCTGGCCCGCCTCGAGGCCAGGGGGGTGGACGTGGTCCTCCTGGCCGGGTTCCTGCGCCTCCTCTCCCCGGGTTTTGTGGAGAGGTGGTATGGCCGCCTCCTCAACATCCACCCTTCCCTCCTCCCCGCCTACCCCGGCCTCCACGTCCACCGCCGGGTCCTGGAGGCGGGGGAGCGGGAAACGGGCGCCACGGTGCACTTCGTGGACCAGGGGATGGACACGGGGCCCATCGTCCTCCAGGGGCGGGTGCCCATCCTCCCCGGGGACCGGGAGGAGGAGGTGGAGGCCCGGGTCCTGCGCCTGGAGCACAGGCTTTACCCGAAGGCGGTGCGCCTCCTCCTCCTGGGCTTGGCCCGCCCCCCCGAGGCCTTCGGTGGGCTGAGGGAGGCCCTTTACCCCCTTCGCCCGCAGGAGCGGGCCCTTTATGCCCGGGCCCTTTCCGCCCTCGCCCTGTGGGGCCGGGAGGACCTCTGGCCCGAGGCCTTGGGGCCTTCCCGCAACCCTTGGGTGCGGGGGGCCTTTCTCCTCGCCCACCTCCTGGCCGCGCCCCACCTGCCCCTAGAGGAGGAGCTCGCCGCCTTGCCCGAGGTGGGGGAGGCGGCCTTGGCGCTTTGGAAGCGGGTAGAATCCCCCCTATGA
- a CDS encoding MBL fold metallo-hydrolase codes for MVKVLDLGFQGAQRVIASFLLDTPVGPVLIETGPESTYPRLVEGLRAHGVEPEAVRHVFVTHIHLDHAGAAWRLAQGGATVYVHPKGAPHLVDPSRLLASAERIYGALLKPLWGELKGIAPERVRVLEDGEVVDLGGVKVQALETLGHASHHHAYWVEGMVFAGDIAGVRIAPGPVLPPTPPPDIHLESWYASLDRLLTLRPEALYLTHFGVYRDVEAHLLALRQVLEEWAGWTLSRLKEGLAPEELVRRFEAYWREGLKRAGVDEEGMRLYELADPPYMNLQGLVRYWQKHHPEALEG; via the coding sequence GTGGTGAAGGTCTTGGACCTGGGGTTCCAGGGGGCGCAGAGGGTTATCGCCAGTTTCCTCCTGGACACCCCGGTGGGGCCAGTTCTCATCGAAACGGGCCCCGAGAGCACCTACCCCCGCCTGGTGGAAGGGCTTAGAGCCCACGGGGTGGAGCCCGAGGCGGTGCGCCACGTCTTCGTCACCCACATCCACCTGGACCACGCCGGGGCCGCCTGGCGGCTGGCCCAGGGCGGGGCCACGGTCTACGTCCACCCCAAGGGAGCGCCACACCTGGTGGACCCTTCCCGGCTCCTGGCCTCGGCAGAGCGCATCTACGGGGCGCTTTTAAAGCCCCTTTGGGGGGAGCTTAAGGGCATCGCCCCGGAGCGGGTGCGGGTCCTGGAGGACGGGGAGGTGGTGGACCTGGGCGGGGTGAAGGTGCAGGCCCTGGAGACCCTGGGCCACGCCTCCCACCACCACGCCTACTGGGTGGAGGGGATGGTCTTCGCCGGGGACATCGCCGGGGTGCGCATCGCTCCGGGGCCGGTGCTCCCCCCTACCCCCCCTCCCGACATCCACCTGGAAAGCTGGTACGCTTCCTTGGACCGGCTTCTGACCTTACGCCCCGAGGCGCTTTACCTCACCCACTTCGGCGTCTACCGGGATGTGGAGGCGCACCTCTTGGCCCTGCGCCAGGTCCTGGAGGAGTGGGCGGGCTGGACGCTGAGCCGGCTCAAGGAGGGGCTTGCCCCGGAGGAGCTCGTCCGGCGCTTTGAGGCCTACTGGCGGGAGGGCCTGAAGCGGGCGGGGGTGGACGAGGAGGGGATGCGCCTTTACGAGCTCGCCGATCCCCCCTACATGAACCTGCAGGGCCTGGTGCGCTACTGGCAGAAGCACCACCCCGAGGCCTTGGAGGGCTGA
- a CDS encoding YceI family protein — protein MRWNLDPTHTSVEFAVRHMMIATVKGTLNLKEGYVETDESGKPLRVEACLDAKSIHTGVADRDNHLRSPDFLDVEHYPEIVFRSEKITPLGEGRYRVEGEVTLRGVTRPLAFEVETHGPAKDPWGNERMAAHFEGKLNRKDFGLTWNVPLEMGGVLVGEEVRFSVDTEAVKVQEVVAR, from the coding sequence ATGCGTTGGAACCTAGACCCCACCCACACCAGCGTGGAGTTCGCCGTGCGGCATATGATGATCGCCACCGTGAAGGGCACCCTCAACCTCAAGGAGGGCTACGTGGAAACGGACGAAAGCGGCAAGCCCCTCCGGGTGGAAGCCTGCCTGGACGCCAAGAGCATCCACACCGGGGTGGCGGACCGGGACAACCACCTGCGCTCCCCCGACTTCCTGGACGTGGAACACTACCCCGAGATCGTCTTCCGGAGCGAGAAGATCACCCCTCTAGGGGAGGGGCGCTACCGCGTGGAAGGGGAGGTGACCCTCCGGGGCGTGACCCGGCCCCTTGCCTTCGAGGTGGAAACCCATGGCCCCGCCAAGGACCCCTGGGGCAACGAGCGCATGGCGGCCCACTTTGAAGGGAAGCTCAACCGCAAGGACTTCGGCCTCACCTGGAACGTGCCCCTGGAGATGGGCGGGGTGCTGGTGGGGGAAGAGGTGCGCTTTAGCGTGGACACGGAGGCGGTGAAGGTTCAGGAGGTGGTGGCCCGGTAA
- a CDS encoding substrate-binding domain-containing protein, giving the protein MRKKKPTIHEVAARAGVGLGTVSRVLNNHPAVRPETRARVLRAMEELGYTPNPHARRIAGGRSYTVSVLLPFVATEFYRRLVEGIESVLLEKRYDLALFPILSEARLRRYLESHTLAYLTDGLILASYDLTEHFEGGKLPTDRPVVLVDAKNPRYDSVYLDNFLGGHLAGAYLARFPGAIFAVKVEEEPDRAFRHTVFAERMAGFLEALKERGRPFPGDHLYTTRLSPEGGRLALRHFLEKSSPPLNVFAGADQVALGVMEEAERLGLTVGKEVRVLGFDGHPFAEEVGLSTIAQPVEAMGAKAAQLLLERMQGYAGPPREVRFEPLLVERASTGTPPAVPYVP; this is encoded by the coding sequence ATGAGAAAGAAGAAGCCCACCATCCACGAGGTGGCCGCCCGGGCCGGCGTGGGCCTGGGCACAGTGAGCCGCGTGCTCAACAACCATCCGGCGGTGCGCCCGGAAACCCGGGCCCGGGTCCTTAGGGCCATGGAGGAGCTGGGCTACACCCCCAACCCCCACGCCCGCCGGATCGCCGGGGGAAGGAGCTACACGGTGAGCGTCCTCCTCCCCTTCGTGGCCACGGAGTTCTACCGCAGGCTCGTCGAGGGGATAGAAAGCGTCCTGCTGGAAAAGCGCTACGACCTGGCCCTCTTTCCCATCCTCTCCGAGGCCCGGCTTCGGCGCTACCTGGAAAGCCACACCCTGGCCTACCTTACGGACGGCCTTATCCTGGCCTCCTACGACCTCACGGAGCACTTCGAAGGGGGCAAGCTCCCCACGGACCGGCCCGTGGTCCTGGTGGACGCCAAAAACCCTCGGTACGACTCCGTCTACCTGGACAACTTCCTAGGCGGCCACCTGGCGGGGGCCTACCTGGCCCGCTTCCCCGGGGCCATCTTCGCCGTGAAGGTGGAGGAGGAGCCCGACCGGGCCTTCCGCCACACGGTCTTCGCCGAGCGCATGGCGGGGTTCTTGGAGGCGCTCAAGGAGCGGGGGCGGCCTTTCCCGGGGGACCACCTCTACACCACCCGCCTCTCCCCGGAAGGGGGGCGGCTCGCCTTGCGCCACTTCCTGGAAAAAAGCTCCCCGCCCCTCAACGTCTTCGCCGGGGCCGATCAGGTGGCCCTAGGGGTCATGGAGGAGGCAGAAAGGCTAGGCCTCACCGTGGGGAAGGAGGTGCGGGTCCTAGGGTTTGACGGCCACCCCTTTGCCGAGGAGGTGGGGCTTTCCACCATCGCCCAGCCCGTGGAGGCCATGGGGGCCAAGGCGGCCCAGCTTCTTCTGGAAAGGATGCAGGGCTACGCCGGCCCCCCGCGGGAAGTGCGCTTTGAGCCCCTTCTGGTGGAGCGGGCTTCCACCGGTACCCCGCCCGCCGTGCCCTACGTGCCCTAA
- a CDS encoding glycerol-3-phosphate acyltransferase has protein sequence MGYVLLAYLLGSLVGGLLFFPEVRGKDLPGGSGVFRKKGPWAALGVVLFDVGKGVVVGLLTPVAWRPWAGAALVAGHTWPLFFRFRGGGGIAPSLGFFLAWFPREALVSALFALLVAGVYHLLWWRRRRGVYPIPFGAAFGYLLLFLLVPGEGRFAAFLVALVVALRGLQILKGRW, from the coding sequence ATGGGGTACGTGCTCCTGGCCTACCTCCTGGGCTCCCTGGTGGGGGGGCTTCTCTTCTTTCCTGAGGTCCGGGGGAAGGACCTTCCCGGAGGCTCCGGAGTCTTCCGGAAGAAGGGGCCTTGGGCGGCGCTGGGGGTGGTGCTCTTCGACGTGGGCAAAGGGGTTGTGGTGGGCCTTTTGACCCCGGTAGCCTGGCGCCCTTGGGCGGGGGCGGCGCTGGTGGCGGGGCACACCTGGCCCCTTTTCTTCCGCTTCCGGGGGGGCGGAGGGATTGCGCCTTCCCTGGGGTTTTTCCTGGCCTGGTTCCCACGGGAAGCCCTCGTTTCCGCTCTTTTCGCCCTCCTGGTGGCTGGGGTGTACCACCTCCTTTGGTGGCGCAGGCGGCGAGGGGTCTACCCTATCCCCTTCGGGGCTGCCTTCGGCTACCTGCTCCTGTTCTTGCTGGTGCCCGGGGAAGGGCGGTTTGCCGCCTTCTTGGTGGCCCTGGTGGTGGCCTTGAGGGGCCTACAAATCCTTAAGGGAAGGTGGTAG
- the aroF gene encoding 3-deoxy-7-phosphoheptulonate synthase → MLIVMKRGHTEAELEEVVREIEKVGYRPHVSRGVETTLVGAIGRGPTPELMEHFRALPGVAEVIPISKPWKLASLEVQPFPTILDFPTGKTGGGHVMVAAGPCGVESREQTLKAARYVKAHGGAMLRGGAFKPRTSPYAFQGLGVEGLKILAEARKETGLPVVTEVLSPEQVELVAEYADAFQIGARNAQNFPLLQAVGEAKKPVLLKRGMSMTLEEFLMSAEYILSRGNMQVILVERGIRTFEKATRFTLDVSAVPVLKSWTHLPVWVDPSHPAGKRDWVIPLALAGLAAGADGLIVETHPEPEKALSDAAQQLHEHEFAELMERVRRLVAALDKALSAPALA, encoded by the coding sequence ATGCTTATCGTGATGAAGCGGGGACACACGGAGGCGGAGCTGGAAGAGGTGGTGCGGGAGATCGAAAAGGTGGGGTACCGGCCCCACGTCTCCCGGGGGGTGGAAACCACCCTGGTGGGGGCCATCGGCCGCGGCCCCACCCCCGAGCTCATGGAGCACTTCCGGGCCCTTCCCGGGGTGGCGGAGGTCATCCCCATCTCCAAGCCTTGGAAGCTGGCGAGCCTCGAGGTTCAACCCTTCCCCACCATCTTGGACTTCCCCACGGGGAAAACCGGGGGCGGGCACGTGATGGTGGCGGCGGGCCCCTGCGGGGTGGAATCCCGGGAACAAACCCTGAAGGCGGCCCGGTACGTGAAGGCCCACGGGGGGGCAATGCTCCGGGGCGGGGCCTTCAAGCCCCGCACGAGCCCTTACGCCTTCCAGGGCCTGGGGGTGGAGGGCCTGAAGATCCTGGCCGAGGCCCGGAAGGAAACGGGCCTCCCCGTGGTCACGGAGGTCCTCTCCCCGGAGCAGGTGGAGCTGGTGGCCGAGTACGCCGACGCCTTCCAGATCGGCGCCCGCAACGCCCAGAACTTCCCCCTGCTCCAGGCGGTGGGCGAGGCGAAAAAACCCGTCCTCCTCAAGCGGGGCATGAGCATGACCCTGGAGGAGTTTTTGATGAGCGCGGAGTACATCCTCTCCCGGGGGAACATGCAGGTCATCCTGGTGGAGCGGGGCATCCGCACCTTCGAAAAGGCCACCCGCTTCACCCTGGACGTCTCCGCCGTGCCCGTGCTCAAGAGCTGGACCCACCTTCCCGTCTGGGTGGACCCCTCCCACCCCGCGGGCAAACGGGACTGGGTCATCCCCCTAGCCCTGGCGGGGCTTGCCGCCGGGGCGGATGGGCTCATCGTGGAAACCCACCCCGAGCCCGAAAAGGCCCTCTCTGACGCAGCGCAGCAGCTCCACGAGCACGAGTTCGCCGAGCTCATGGAAAGGGTGCGCCGCCTGGTGGCCGCCCTGGACAAGGCCCTTTCCGCCCCCGCCCTGGCATGA
- a CDS encoding VOC family protein, giving the protein MPFPRRLLSLALRVRDLEAALGFYRHLLGLGVEEDPPRYRLFPAGRGFYLELHHDPQAPLRPYPSLGLYHFALLLPDRKALAGVFRRLLEAGAFFEGAADHGVSEALYFRDPEGNGLELYWDRPQGEWPKGPLMFTAPLDLEGLLAESPKAAPLPPETLLGHLHLHVEDLAEAEAFFTGSLGMEVTLRTYPGALFFAWDGYHHHVGANTWAGKRRAPYGATGLLGYTLLDPQGRAATLLDPVGAGVRLTGPGVTP; this is encoded by the coding sequence ATGCCCTTTCCCAGGCGGCTCCTTTCCTTGGCCCTCAGGGTGCGGGACCTGGAGGCCGCCTTGGGGTTTTACCGCCATCTTTTGGGGCTAGGGGTGGAGGAGGACCCTCCCCGTTACCGCCTCTTCCCTGCGGGAAGGGGGTTTTACCTGGAGCTCCACCACGATCCCCAGGCCCCCCTAAGGCCCTACCCCTCGCTGGGGCTCTACCATTTCGCCCTCCTCCTCCCGGACCGGAAGGCCTTGGCCGGGGTCTTCCGGAGGCTCCTGGAAGCCGGGGCCTTCTTTGAAGGGGCGGCGGACCACGGGGTTTCCGAGGCCCTGTACTTCCGGGACCCCGAGGGGAACGGCCTCGAGCTCTACTGGGACCGCCCCCAAGGGGAGTGGCCTAAAGGGCCTTTGATGTTCACCGCCCCCCTAGACCTGGAAGGGCTCCTGGCGGAAAGCCCCAAGGCCGCCCCCCTGCCCCCGGAAACCCTTCTTGGCCACCTCCACCTGCATGTGGAGGACCTGGCCGAGGCCGAGGCCTTCTTCACCGGAAGCCTGGGGATGGAGGTCACCCTGCGCACCTACCCCGGGGCCCTCTTCTTCGCCTGGGACGGCTACCACCACCATGTGGGGGCCAACACCTGGGCGGGCAAAAGGAGGGCGCCCTACGGGGCCACGGGGCTTTTGGGCTACACCCTCTTGGACCCCCAGGGGCGCGCGGCGACCCTTCTGGACCCCGTGGGGGCAGGGGTGCGGTTGACAGGCCCAGGGGTCACCCCCTAA
- a CDS encoding menaquinone biosynthesis protein — MAYVLGVPLYANTAPLYRFLEADGFALRYGVPAELNRMVLSGEVGLSLVSSYFYLKHQEALSLLPDFSVAVLGRVYSVNLFHKVPLKALKRVALTTESATSVELLKLLLREGGLTPAYAQAEGGLELLESHDGVLLIGDRAIKAYAALLTELPETPHALPTRFGGVEVVDLSALWFQRTRLPFVFAVWAYRKENPPPTALVQALRRARREGLGRLKEVAEGEGKRLGVNPLLLQHYLWNFRYHLEEPDRLGLQAFAEALGLPFRPTYYPG; from the coding sequence ATGGCCTACGTCCTGGGGGTACCCCTCTACGCCAACACCGCCCCCCTTTACCGCTTTTTGGAGGCGGATGGGTTTGCCCTCCGCTACGGGGTGCCGGCGGAGCTGAACCGCATGGTGCTCTCGGGGGAGGTGGGGCTTTCCCTGGTTTCCAGCTACTTCTACCTGAAGCACCAAGAGGCCTTGAGCCTCCTTCCGGACTTCTCCGTGGCGGTGTTGGGCCGGGTGTACTCGGTGAACCTTTTCCACAAGGTACCCCTAAAGGCCCTAAAGCGGGTGGCCCTCACCACGGAAAGCGCCACCAGCGTGGAACTGCTCAAGCTCCTTCTGCGGGAAGGGGGGCTGACCCCCGCCTACGCCCAGGCGGAGGGGGGCTTGGAACTCTTGGAAAGCCACGACGGCGTTCTCCTCATCGGCGACCGGGCCATAAAGGCCTACGCCGCCCTCCTGACCGAGCTTCCCGAAACCCCCCACGCCCTTCCCACCCGCTTTGGTGGGGTGGAGGTGGTGGACCTTTCGGCCCTTTGGTTCCAAAGGACCCGTCTCCCCTTCGTCTTCGCCGTCTGGGCTTATCGCAAGGAAAACCCGCCCCCTACGGCCCTGGTACAGGCCCTCCGGCGGGCAAGGCGGGAGGGCTTGGGCCGGCTGAAGGAGGTGGCGGAGGGGGAGGGGAAGCGGCTTGGCGTAAACCCCCTCCTCCTCCAACACTACCTTTGGAACTTCCGCTACCACCTGGAAGAGCCCGACCGGCTAGGCCTCCAAGCCTTCGCCGAGGCCCTAGGCCTTCCCTTCCGGCCCACGTACTACCCTGGCTAG
- a CDS encoding YqhA family protein has protein sequence MRLEPFANLVRWVMLLPVAGLLLGAFYFAWNAFFEALKALFHPLEEALPALVGAVDLALLAAVFLLFSLGLFELFIRPLALPMGNILAVENLSDLKAKLGQVIVMILVVKFFERALGFKPQSALDLLLFAGGVALLAGALWLAKAKE, from the coding sequence ATGCGCCTGGAACCCTTCGCCAACCTCGTCCGCTGGGTCATGCTCCTGCCGGTGGCGGGGCTTCTCCTCGGGGCCTTCTACTTCGCCTGGAACGCTTTTTTTGAGGCGCTAAAGGCCCTTTTCCACCCCCTGGAAGAAGCCCTCCCCGCCTTGGTGGGGGCGGTGGACCTGGCCCTTTTGGCCGCGGTCTTCCTCCTCTTCTCCCTGGGCCTCTTCGAGCTTTTCATCCGCCCCTTGGCGCTTCCCATGGGGAACATCTTGGCGGTGGAAAACCTCTCCGACCTCAAGGCCAAGCTGGGCCAGGTGATCGTCATGATCCTGGTGGTGAAGTTCTTTGAGAGGGCGCTGGGCTTCAAACCGCAAAGCGCCCTGGACCTCCTCCTCTTCGCCGGGGGCGTGGCCCTCTTGGCGGGGGCGCTTTGGCTGGCCAAGGCCAAGGAGTAG
- the purD gene encoding phosphoribosylamine--glycine ligase, protein MRVLVVGSGGREHALLWKAAQSPLVEKLYAAPGNAGMAALAELVPWSGDVEALADWALAEGIDLTLVGPEAPLVEGIADAFLERGLKIFGPTQKAAMIEGSKAFAKGFMERHGIPTARYRVFTEALEALEYLEAVGVPIVIKDSGLAAGKGVTVAFDLHQAKQAVLNLLSGPEGGEVVMEEYLEGEEATVLALTDGETILPLIPSQDHKRLLDGDQGPMTGGMGAVAPYPMDAATLKRVEEEILKPLVRGLRAEGVVYRGVVYAGLMLTREGPKVLEFNARFGDPEAQAVLPLLESDLVELALKVAEGRLGGTALAWREGAAACVVLAAPGYPEAPKKGIPLHVPEPPEGVLVFHAGTRWEGGRLLAAGGRVLNVVGLGKDLEEALGRAYAFIPQVGFPGAVFRKDIGRRALRRAST, encoded by the coding sequence ATGAGGGTCTTGGTGGTGGGCAGCGGGGGGCGGGAGCACGCCCTCCTGTGGAAGGCGGCGCAAAGCCCCCTGGTGGAGAAGCTCTACGCCGCCCCCGGCAACGCCGGGATGGCGGCCTTGGCCGAGCTCGTCCCCTGGAGCGGGGACGTGGAGGCCCTGGCGGACTGGGCCTTGGCCGAGGGCATAGACCTCACCCTGGTGGGCCCCGAGGCCCCCTTAGTGGAGGGGATTGCTGACGCCTTCTTGGAGCGGGGCCTGAAGATCTTCGGCCCCACGCAGAAGGCGGCGATGATTGAGGGCTCCAAGGCCTTCGCCAAGGGCTTCATGGAGCGCCACGGCATCCCCACCGCCCGTTACCGCGTCTTCACCGAGGCCCTCGAGGCCCTGGAGTACCTGGAGGCGGTGGGGGTCCCCATCGTGATCAAGGACTCGGGCCTCGCCGCCGGCAAGGGGGTCACGGTGGCCTTCGACCTGCACCAGGCCAAGCAGGCGGTCTTGAACCTCCTTTCCGGCCCGGAGGGGGGCGAGGTGGTCATGGAGGAGTACCTGGAGGGAGAGGAGGCCACGGTCCTGGCCCTCACGGACGGGGAAACCATCCTGCCCCTCATCCCCTCCCAGGACCACAAGCGCCTCTTGGACGGGGACCAGGGTCCCATGACCGGGGGGATGGGGGCGGTGGCCCCTTACCCCATGGACGCCGCCACCCTCAAGCGGGTGGAGGAGGAGATCCTGAAGCCCCTCGTCCGGGGCCTCCGGGCGGAGGGGGTGGTTTACCGGGGGGTGGTCTACGCCGGGCTCATGCTCACCCGGGAGGGCCCCAAGGTCTTGGAGTTCAACGCCCGCTTTGGCGATCCCGAGGCCCAGGCGGTGCTTCCCCTGTTGGAAAGCGACCTGGTGGAGCTTGCCCTGAAGGTGGCGGAGGGGCGGCTTGGGGGCACCGCCCTGGCCTGGAGGGAGGGGGCCGCCGCCTGCGTGGTCCTGGCCGCCCCCGGCTACCCCGAGGCCCCCAAGAAGGGCATCCCCCTCCATGTGCCCGAGCCCCCGGAAGGGGTCTTGGTCTTCCATGCGGGTACCCGGTGGGAAGGGGGGCGGCTTCTCGCCGCCGGGGGGAGGGTCTTGAACGTGGTGGGCCTGGGGAAGGATTTGGAGGAGGCCCTGGGCCGGGCTTACGCCTTCATCCCCCAGGTGGGCTTCCCCGGGGCGGTCTTCCGGAAGGACATCGGCCGGAGGGCCCTGAGGAGGGCTAGTACTTGA